attaatcctaaattagAAAAGAGCTTGGTGAAAATTCACTACGGCATGACACGATGAGGCCTTAACAAAATATTACTCGTTTTCGAGAATAACTTACGGGATTACTGATGACAGTCTTGAAGACTTCTCCCCCTCGAACCACGTCGTCCAACCCGCTCTTCCCACCTGTGTAGTTGCTCATCAACAAGTTCTTTGTATACAGGGTACACGTTTTCCTCGGGAGCACCTGCAAAAGTACACAGACAATCAAGAGGGTTATAGTCTAAACATTTCTGACGAATTTTGATGATAAAACCGAGTAGGCCtaccctaaaaaaaaatatagattAGCTTGACATTCTTCAGTTCAGGCTTTAATCCCAACTTAATCCCCGGTTCAGAGTGATGCGTAATAAACATttcttgtatgttttgtttagtATGCCCCAATAACCAATTTACCGCGATACCTTTGATCAATGAGTCACTTGTAGTTCCAAATTATTTTATACACGACAGCATTTAGCAGTGGTCCCTTGCTTAACTTTAGCATGGTTTTAAAATGtagcaatttttgtttgacaagattttacagGAGACCTTATGGGCGGTACATCGAAGTACATCTTGTAAAATTGTGTAACCCTGCTAAAATTTAGCAAGTGACCCTTGCTAAATGGatctcgtgtgaaagggactTAAACCTCAATAGTAAACTCACCATGATATCTTTGAATATGAATCCCTTGCGGTTCCAATCTGGTATCAGGTTCGGATACTCCTCTGTACTTGTGACCTTTGTGCCCCAAACCTCCTTCCAGGCATCGTACAGCATATCATGGGCGGGGTAAACTCCAGAATGATGGGGGGCTACTGCGTACGACTCGTAAACAGTGATATTTTGGCTCTATACAGAAACAAGATATAATATGAGGATTTAATTGGTTGTACTCCCTGGTCAAAAACTTACCTTGATTACGGGTCACATCATGGGTCAGAaaacctagacttgactcaagtcaagAGAGTCCTTTTATTTGCAGTCccacaatagctacattttgacgacGTATATACGCTTTTAGGGACCTCTAGCGCGAGAacaggacttgaatcaagtctacagaAAACCCGGACTCCATGGCCACAGGGGTTACAcacggtttttgtttttgcgtgGCTGACCAATAAACTgcttttaaaattattgataTCTTCACTCGGATTCTGGGTCAGTTCGACAAAATCTTGGGTTGATTTGACACAACGTGGTTGTTAGAGAGTGCCTCACGGAAGGGGACACGCCCCTGTGACCTAGTCTTGATTCAAGCCCCATTCCCGTGCGAGAGGTCCATAAGCATACCCGCCGCCGTCAACATGTATTGTGGTCCCGAAAATGGGACAGGTTGTGGGAATGCAgaacatcacaaaacaatagttttctgagaTTGGCATTGGATTGGGACGTGAGTCAAGTCTGTGACCTGGAAGCCGAGGCATCTTGTGACCATAGAGTATCTGAGGTTGGAGAGTGTAGGCCCTACGTACATAAAGTAACGCGAATACAAAAAATGATGTGGGCCTATTGTTCTGGTATTAAGCAACAATGACCGTTTTTTATGCTGCCGAAACAATTCGTTTAGAATTAAAGCTACACACACCGATAGTTTCTTCAAATTACTGAGACCAATatcaataatatttcaaaaccaAAATACGTCCATGCAAGATGCATCTTAAAAAACCGCTTAGCTAATTGCTTTAATTTCTGCTCACCATCGGATGAAAACATACCTTTGCAAATTGATAATTCATCTTCATTTCACTGACAAGCTTACTCCTGTTGTCATACGTGTGCGCCTGCGCGTGTCCCCACATATGCGGGAACCAGGAGAACACGTGGGCATTTTTCGCCAACGCCAGATCTCCTTTTTTCTCATCCTCGTTCCCTGAGCCGAAGGATCTTCCAGAAAAGCCGAGCTTGAAGGTAAACCCTGGAACTTTGTTTGCAAGGACTCGCTGCTGGTCGATCAAAGCCTGGTACAATCCGGTAAGAAAGGTGgaaatgaaatattttaaaattggtcCACAGATGAAAGGAATCCTGCCAATGAGAGACtttagaacgctaggtggcagcagacttgcctgataaatttccattgttatcGCAGATCTGAACATGCGCAAATTGTAATGTGTCCCGGTGAGATTCAAACCGGGGTACGAGGTGGAAGGCGGGAAATTAACCCCACGCCACCATCCGTCGACGAGAGTTCTTGTGTGATGACAGACGAATCACACAGTacattgtgattttgtttcatgTCTGCAAAAAATCGACAGTAAGCctttgaaaagtttccgtatcctgtcaccactttttgaaataaattggtATTAATTTACTAAATTAATGAGATAatgcctttttgtaaaaatgagtgaaaaggtggtagCAGGATACGAGAAGTTATCCAAAGTGAATGTTTGACATGACGGAATGTCATATTTGTTCTAACACCCAAATAAAAGGGAGAACGCCAGCGAGAGAGTGGTAGAGAGCCGACACGTTAATCTgatggaggtcgttggttcgagtcccactctagtcacttGTTCTTCGTTCAACCCTACATCATAAAATAAAAGTCACATACCTGAACATCTAAGTGAGTCAATCTACCATTCTTCCCGACAAATACATCATCGATATCGACTTGGATGTATCTGTCAAGAGACGTCCTAAGAAGTCCGTGGGAGAGGTAAGAAATACTGTCCAGAAATATGATGTTGTGAAGCCAGAATCTCAAGTCATTGCCGATAAATATTTTCTGTATGCCATCATAATCCCCGTCATCTAGAAGCACAGTTGTGTAAAGTATCTCATTCTCCTGTGATGTTTGATTCGGTGACTTTGCCGGAGTAACCTTCTTGGCCTGTACTAAAGGTCTGTATGAGGGGAGGTCAGACTTAAAAACAGTCCAACTGCTGGACGGGAGACTACCTGTCATTCCCTGCCCGGGTTTTGTGATGTGCAAGACGTCACCAGCAGTGGGGTTGACGGAGATATCGCGCAATGACTGACCATGTTCCATGGTCATGGGTAGAGGGTAAAGCTTCTTATACTTTGTAGTTTTGCTCATTTGTTGAGAAAACGCTATAATTCCCGCCTtgtatttataacaataatCATATATTGTACTGAGTAACTCATGATTGAGGTCATGTAAGATTATAATGCTCTGGAATAATATGACAGAATATTTCCCTGTGTCATTGTCTTCCAAAGCTGGCCAAGATGTTATCAGCGTTGATGCATAGACCTTGTCAAATTTGATGTTGTTTGCTTTTAGGGCTTTGGTCAAGTCAGAGCTTATAAGAAATTGATTCGTCACAACCAGAACGGTAGGTTCCACTGTCTTATTGACGCGCACATTCGTCCCAGTGTCCCTCTCAGTTATGTTCTGTTTCATAAGAGTATCAGACGCTCTTGAACGATTTGTACCAAGTCTATCACCAAATGGAGACGGCACACGCGTCGTGTTTGTGGGTAGCGTGGCGCGCCTGGTCCCGGTCTGAGATGAGTGAAGTGGATCATTCACAGGGATGGACTTTTCCATCTGATCTTTTACTAGGGAAACATTCCTTGACGGTAACATGTGGTAACTCAGATACCATACGAAGACGCTACTTACTACGACCACGAGAAGCAGAGTTTTCTTCAAGCTCCTGGGTGTTCCGTAGCGTTTTGCCTGCCTCATTATTGCGCTGCAGATGGCGTCCATTGTTAGTTAAGCTGTACTGCAACTGACTTCACGAAACCCTATTAAGATGAATCCTGTTAGGACGAgtttctcgtcctaacttaggatgggttcaatgcgcccAAGTGTCtctggatacggaactgaactcgtcccaagtcctaagattaatcccaacgTTAGGAAGAGTTTCGGTGAAATCGACGGTCGGTCCCACTGATACGCCTCATCTATCCAACGAAAACGCGCGTGTTAATCAAACACAAGGACGAGGTCATCCTTTGATCAACATTGATCGAACCCAATGGGAACTGAAGAGAAAAGGAAAATAACAGAAccataattttttaatttttaatgtttaacctttttattttaatgcaaGTTAGCCCAAAGGCTAAAAGCCACGCTTGTATGGGGCcaacaaaaaaagaacaatttgtTAACACAGGGATCTGTATCGAGCAATTAAGTTAGTATGTTTCAATGTCATTGGGGTAGGAGCAGAGGGGACGTGACAGAGTGACACCCATACCGCTACtagaaattaaaaaataccAACCATATCAGTGACAAGTGGCCAGCATGCAGCTCAATCCCTACAACATGTTTTATTGTAGCCTCACAAGCTACGTATAGAAAACTTACATTAATCGTCTCGATTTTAGCATGCAGATCTAGAAGTTTTACGAAAATATTAAGCAGTGGTTTGATCCTGCGCAATGGCCACTGTGTACACGACAGGATAACAGCTAAAAACATAACCAGTTGCAGTATAGACCTACTCCCGGGTGTGCTTGCAAATTGATAAGATAAACAGCACTTACTTCAAAATCAACTGCAGAAACGGAACACAAGTAATCAAAACGATGTCAAGGTCTTCAACACCTCAGAGGGTCCACTGACCGAAAACGCATTTCATGTACACGAACAAGATCTTGCAGAGTCCTGGTTGGAATCACAGCTTGCACGGGAGAAACGATACATGCATAGTTCTCACAGATCTACTACATAAAGGTTTCCAaataaccactcagccatgataTGCTAAAGTAGATGACTTTGTACATGTTCATTGACCTGATAAATACCCCTGGCCTTAGAAAGGCAAGTTTCCCATAGCTGTGTGACTACTTACTGTATACCTTCCGTGCAGACATGTTGACCTGAATCCAAAAGCAAAACACCACTATAATAAAAGCACCTCGTCAAAAACATTCCGAGCAggggctggatttcacaaagagtaaagactatagtcttatccAATTCCAAGGCAAGTTTTCCAAACTAAGGACTAGCCTTTACTTGTGAATAACTCATAGGaaaagtcctaagttaggactatcttttttgtgaaatcaacccctaaAAATTAACGGTGCACAGTACCAACGAGACGGTTCAATTGCGCGAGTTCATGGTTTTTCCAACTATAGCAATATGGCGGTACTCTTCAAAGGCATTTCCCATTTCACTCCCTTGCGTTTTTAACGGTTTTACGGCCGGTGTCAGATGGTCAGATGCAATTATGTCCgtcatgcaatactgtccgctccggaaacttttgcatatgcaatcgtgtccggatgcaatcgtgtccggggttatgcaaaaaccgtccggcggacatgtacatgactctGTACAtatgcgcgcgtaagcgagcgtgcatgcactgaacctaatacagcatgaatattcacgtattaaTGATTGAGCAGCGagtacccaacggccgaacatttcccatgtcattcatgacatgtacTTAGCTTgttaaaaaatggcgaacgtgttccgtcgaccaagggcgtttaatttactgcaagggcGGTTTTGCACGGAGGCGGACACAAtagcattatgcagcagcgtccggcgaatattattgcatatgcaataatgtcctccggatagtattgcatatagaggacataattgcatgcgacaccggatGTTTTTCCACTTGATCGGTGTTGATACACTTATGTCCTTGCTTTTGGATGTAGCTCTAATGcatggtacatgtaggcctaattcACCTCCATGCTCAGGGCCAAAATTAATTCATACaactgttgagcagaaaatactgcttgacacatttctgtgctaagcaaaagttgagtggggcaccagtcacaacaatgtaaactaaatatatttttttggctGGTTAACTGtttatgctaagcaatacttttctgtgcttagcaaatgtttgtgctcacaacaggttttatgaaattgggcccgaatGAATACGGTTACTCATATTTGCCAATTAATATAGAGTATCCTTTTTACAGCGTTGTAGCGGCGTTGactgtacaaaaaaaacatctgcAGTTTATAATGACCGAATTTGTCAACGAATTCGGAgtcacgagaaaataatgacaatacATTCTCTGTTTCCAAACATCGGTTATTGGACTCGTGAGatcaaaactttttttctgaattACTATAGGGGCCTACTCACAGTCTATTTGCATACAATGTGGgggaagttttccaccatgaccatctttataccaaaatctgtccttgctctatgttttCTAAACTCCAATTGTATGTTATCAGTGCGAACAGTCATTACATCAATGTTGTTGTTGCGCACTCccttcaaccatggaggtacctcgATGCTTAAACACTTCCAAACGCCAACGCGCGAAACTTGTGTCCATGACTGGTGGAACACATGACATGTGTCGTACAACTTTGATACTTGAAAACTGTATAATTATATATACAATACAACTAacctaaaaaacaataatttcaaaagctggtagcgtttttgagataattattaccgaaaataattttgaatagGGGCTACACAAATTGAGAAACTTTACTGTCGGTAACGCGTTTCATTTTCACGTTTTTATTTTGAccctcacttttttttttttttttttttggggggggggggataatttTGCACCCGCAGAATGTCCAAGTGAAAATTTTATCAAAATGCATTACGTAACCAGACCCTTTTACAAAGAGGGAGGATACTAAATGTACATCGCTTTCGGtgccagccacaaaaaatgcctctcTTCTGCCAGAAGTATTTTCAAAATAAGACTGTTTTGGGAGGggcaaaatatctaccttttcgACACTTTGCCAAGGCTCCATTTACAATGTGACATCATAGACGCATGACCAATCAGATCACATTCAAATGAGTAAACACTATTTTGCAGCGGACATTTTCCCGCCTCCATTTTAACCTGTCTATCAAACCGTAAAATGACACGATTTTctctcatcttttttttttggacgGAACCCGAAGACAAATTTGACCATACAGCACAAGAAAGTATTCAACTCTTAAAGGACTTTTGGTCTacttcattttatttacaagaagAATTTAACCTATGACAAATATTTAGCTTTATAAGATGcattatgcaaaaaaaatccGTACAAAAATTAATTGCATCAAATTAGTTATTAAATATTgtagaagtaaaaaaaaaaagcacaatcGAATTGAAATGTAATTGCCAAGAGTAGTACTAGTGCTTGTTTCATGTACAAAAAATATAAAGCGGTTTAGTTTCCTGCGCGCAATAGACCAacaaaatagcgccctcttgcattTCAGGGTATTTCCTAGCAAGCATAACAGTACTGAATTTACATTACAATGACTGAATATGTGCAACatgatttgaatttgaaattgaCGATTAGTGTTTGCTGATCCAGTCAATTATTGTTCAGCTCAAAACAATAGGCCAATCCTGAAGCACAGAAGGCAACTACTATTAATTATACCAAATAAACTAGGCGCGCAATTGGAAAACCGTGTGTGAAAATGGCTTAAGTAATACAATGAGGTTTGTGGTAAGTGATTtcgtttaaataataataaataaaacccaATTGGTGTCAGGAGTGGGATACACCCTACCACCACAGGAAGCTCATTACAGGTGTTTTACATGTAGTACTCTTTGGcagttttaagtttgtttaaaataacacaacACTGTGGTCAGGAACCAACATGGTTCCTGaacattagttttgtttttgtggtatAAAAATATTTCTAACATCACCTCCTCTAAACATGAAGAAAGCCAACATTTTGGACATTCTAAAATAAGTTGTCCTCTATTATAGTACTGGTATATTCTCATGAGAGATatgatttaaatatttaaaacactCCACTTTAAAACTCCAGGGCTCAATTTGACAGAGGTCATTTCTTAACACTAAAACATTcccatcaaaatccaactgGAATGCAAACTGCACTATTGAACTGATTTATGCTTTACATGGAgacaggcataccaccataaccagagtccaacagttttggCGTTGAGTTACTGGTGTTTTTAGACTGGGGCTGAACTATCAAACTTGTTATGCTTTAGTATGGTTTGAAACTGTGTGGTGGTAACACATTTATGTGAgttttgtggtagcaccatgtataaatctcttttgagtagggTTGGTTCTGAACAGAACCGGTGGATGACAACTGAATGTTTCAATCATAATGTGAATGAAAGGAAATTAAATTTTGGGAGGTGGGACATAAACATTGTTGTCAGATCAAGTAACATCAGACACCAGTTAGTTTTGATAGTTTTGCCCTAAAGAAATGCCGATCAATTGGCAGATTTCATTTAGTTTTTTCCGTTAGAGCTTTGTTTAACCACGCCGGTCGAGACTGGCTAATACTCGTCAAGTAAGCCTCTAACTGAACATTGTGACTCTGATAATAATGCTGAAGAAACTTCTCTGACTCCGAGTCCATAGGTGGGTAGATACGACCTTTACTTTTGCCGAGGCATTTAGTGTGACCTTTAGTCACCACAGGGCAATAAAAACCCTTCTTTGCGTCATAgctgtgggaaaaaaaaacatgtaaaaatcaaaatcaaataaaatcccTTCTTTGCTTCAAagctgtggaaaaaaaaatataaatataaaaatcaaaacaaaacaaaaacccttcTTTCCATCAtagctgtgaaaaaaaaatgaactgaaattaaaatcaaatgaaactaaacaacaaaattatacacCTCACTTTTATTTTATGCCGTGTACTGGCCTGGTAGATTTTTGTAACTTTCACCTTTGAACTTAGTTCTATGTAACACAGGCCAACTGCATGTTTTGTATTGGTATTTTTCTTAGTTCAATCCTTAAATAGGTTTTAGTTTATACTTACATAATGCTCTTGCTAAAATCCACAACTTTTTTCATGTGTAGAAATCGCTGAACTTTAAACATGGCAGCCACTGGATCGGCTTTTAACAAGTCACCATCCAACACCATGAGCTGAAAGTCAATTGAAACAAATTAgtataaatttcaaaaaaatatatatcttaAACTTAATTCAAAGAAATATCACTCAGCTTATTTGTAATAGGTAGTGGGAAACCAACCAATAACAATGTACTTTACATGGCATTTCAGCTGGTATCCTGTTCCtttgtacatgtagcacttTTTTGGCACAATTCCTATgagcaaaaaaacaattgtttttcctcctacatgtacttgacagctttatgaagttgtgcCCTCAATTTGTGATTTTAACGCCTTGAATCTTTTCTCACCTGGCCAGTGGGGTAGTATTGTAACCATTTCTGTAAATGCTGTGTATATTTCCCAGGGTCTAGGCATCGATTGCGGAGAGACACAACCTGTCTACCCAACTCTGTCCCTGATGAAATGACATCGTAGAAAGTGTAGTTCATACTCGCTGGGTTTGCATGGGCTCGCTCGTGCTGTACAAATCAACGTTAcaataagtaggattttaaactttgcattgtgAAAATACGATATgctaaggtttgcggtaacaccacgtaatgactatctctaaatgagttggggtggttctgaaaagaactgctgGTTTCAACACAATATTTCAATcaatatgctctgatcgtcttctggagcgAGCGTAACAATACGTTACAATAGTACACAACATAGATAATTTATTTACAGATAAAAaatggtttacatttttttctaacaatcttaaacattttgagtaaacCTAAAATTGAAgttctaaataataataaaattgaaGCCTACCTGATACCAAGAATAAGCCCTCTTTGCCGGGTCAATTAAAATAACGATGAGTTTTGCCTTCGGTAGGAGAGAGTAGGCCCTCAAAGGGGCGTTGGCGTTGTCAAAGTAGGTGGCACTTTTCTCAAATAGAAGAGCCGTCGTGGAATCCTCAACTTGCGGGAAGAAATTCATATACCTAaagtaggacaaaaaacaccgAGTAAAAAGcaattgcaaactgcttaccaaccaaaaggacctatggtattgtaaatgcaaaaaatagttaaaggcctgacatttcgaccgtagaagagtctttctcaaagactctTCTTTTTCCCATAATATGAAGAGGGAAGACTTGGGCTCAATTTCTGGATAGCAAAGACGAATCTCAAGCTTACTTGCAAAGCAAtatatgatgtcacaatacaaatcactatggtgataccgacaactcatcttaagatgcaTCTTGTAGTGTTTTGTGAAACCATCCATGAGTTATAAGAGTCGTCAAGACACTCAACTCGAGTTtgcatgttattattactattactatttattttgcCATTTCACAAAGTACAGTAACATTACttgcacaaaacaaaagtttagctacaggacaaaaaaaatgtatatgttTTACAGAACTACCTGAAGGCCTACAGGCTAAATAGCAACATGGAATATGAAAATCTTGGATCAACCATGtgataaatctcttttgaatttTGGTGGCTTTGAGCAGACACAGCTTGTACTTAGCGCTTtgaaagaaaggaaaacaaagaaaaaggaaTTAGGAAAGTTAAGCTCTACATGGGAACGGGTCTAACGTGTCTTAAGGAGTAATTCTGGCATCTTACCATTCCGGCCCTTGAAGATACGTCCTAGTGGTTGAGAAGAACTGCAACTCTTCATACGTTTCCTCGCTGGGTTGATTCTTATAGATGTTGGGATGCATGGAGAGGAAGGAATGCAATGCACTTGTTCCTGaacaaaataacagaaaaacttTCTAGTGGACTGCTGGCCAAAAGGTGCCTTGCCTTATATTTGGTTTTAGTTTGTGTGTTCAGTTAGAGTGCATGAACCAACATACTGTGAATGAAGGGTTGTGCTTGAATTTGGGACATTATTATAGCAAACTGTCATGACAGGCCTAAATTGGACTAAACCATGACATCCAGCCAGCACACCTTGATCAAGACTAAAATGTGACAGGAGCCTACCAAAAGTTTGGGTGTGGGTGTGGGGTTGAAACTAACCTGTCTTCTGTGGTCCAATCACAAGCAAGTTTGGAAGTTGGGTACACTTTGGCTTCTCTGGTAGGATCTCTAAATGACGTTTGTCTTGACAagggttctgaaaagaaaagcaACGACACAAACAATGAACtagcttgattttgttttcatcccAATGCATTTGCTACACTATTCTTGGTTCAAGGAAGaagccacaagggaaactgactgggtaaatttataCACTAAGTTGggaatgaacaaagaaaagttcacTGGAGCAGTTtgtatgttggcggtctccctatttttttaaaatatctttggtCGGGGTTGCCAGTCAGTAGCCATAAAACCTGTACCTGCCGTATAGCTAGGGATCActcccaagtttacgatacagcCTGCGACTCTTTTGTTTCATCCAATAGTTTTAAAGATAACTTACTGTCCACAGCGGCTCCTTTTCCTGGGGGAAGAACTCAAAATACTTCTTGGCAAGCTTGACTGGTTTTTCTGCTTTGAGTCTGATGTTGGTCCACATCTCCACAAAGTTGACTACCTTGTCAAAGGTGTACAACGCCAGACGGTCACTGCCGTAGTTTGTCATGTGGGTCATGTAAATGTTGATCTGGGTAGAAAGTATACATGTATCAGTACAGAATTAAGTACGTTCACAAGGCATGAGGATTTCCCTCCCAGGCATCCCAAAGGATTTCCTGGTGTACCCCAACTCCCAGATGTCTCAAAAGTTTTTGTTCCCCTCTAAAACCTGCATGTAATTCAAAGCTCGCCTTAAGACAACTTAGATGAgttttgtggtagcaccatatGAGTTTCCCTGGTAAACTTACTGGATTATTAACGATGGTTTGGAAGAGCTCTCCTCCATGGATGCTGCCATCAAGTCTCTCCCTT
This Asterias amurensis chromosome 21, ASM3211899v1 DNA region includes the following protein-coding sequences:
- the LOC139953222 gene encoding bifunctional heparan sulfate N-deacetylase/N-sulfotransferase 4-like, whose product is MDAICSAIMRQAKRYGTPRSLKKTLLLVVVVSSVFVWYLSYHMLPSRNVSLVKDQMEKSIPVNDPLHSSQTGTRRATLPTNTTRVPSPFGDRLGTNRSRASDTLMKQNITERDTGTNVRVNKTVEPTVLVVTNQFLISSDLTKALKANNIKFDKVYASTLITSWPALEDNDTGKYSVILFQSIIILHDLNHELLSTIYDYCYKYKAGIIAFSQQMSKTTKYKKLYPLPMTMEHGQSLRDISVNPTAGDVLHITKPGQGMTGSLPSSSWTVFKSDLPSYRPLVQAKKVTPAKSPNQTSQENEILYTTVLLDDGDYDGIQKIFIGNDLRFWLHNIIFLDSISYLSHGLLRTSLDRYIQVDIDDVFVGKNGRLTHLDVQALIDQQRVLANKVPGFTFKLGFSGRSFGSGNEDEKKGDLALAKNAHVFSWFPHMWGHAQAHTYDNRSKLVSEMKMNYQFAKSQNITVYESYAVAPHHSGVYPAHDMLYDAWKEVWGTKVTSTEEYPNLIPDWNRKGFIFKDIMVLPRKTCTLYTKNLLMSNYTGGKSGLDDVVRGGEVFKTVISNPISVFMTHMPNYARDRLGLYLFDELVTFIQRWTNIKLKTASPVKMAQMYFERHPEEREPKWMNPCSDKRHLQILPKLQSCDRLPQILVLGPQKTGSAALRAFMSLHPNLASNYPSKESFEEMQFFSNSKYYARGLEWYMSHFPQVRHNPTDKDRILFEKSATYFDSENAPKRAHLLLHKAKLITILIDPAKRAYSWYQHERAHENPASLNYTFYDVISASDGPGTHPKVVSLRNRCLNPGMYAKHLSSWLSHYSSKKMLILDGELLKKDPFAVMVKVQQFLGLKRQIDYKDKIIFDKTKGFYCPVKSGRKHCLPKNKGRSYPPMDDKSKEFLRQFYQNYNFQLRNLLIKKHLHTPQWLGKD